A window of Pusillimonas sp. T7-7 contains these coding sequences:
- a CDS encoding response regulator gives MKFASTVKRKPVILCVEDEADLLRDTAEELSEAGYTPLLASNGDEALDQLRTTRPDLILCDISMPDMDGFSLLCAVQGMAPDYAGIPFVFLTALSDPREVVEGKRLGADDYLVKPVDYDLLLATIQARLRQVTRIHTAQRASMTHIDPDMLIARFGLTQTEARVAVALTENKQPAQIAADFRISRTTVTFHLKNIFGKTGTTRQAELVALLLRSAVADAP, from the coding sequence ATGAAATTCGCGTCTACGGTGAAACGAAAGCCTGTCATCCTGTGCGTGGAGGACGAGGCGGATTTATTGCGTGACACCGCCGAGGAACTCAGTGAGGCGGGTTATACGCCATTGCTGGCCAGCAATGGCGACGAAGCCCTGGATCAACTGCGCACGACACGCCCCGACCTGATCCTGTGCGATATATCCATGCCGGACATGGATGGTTTCAGCTTGTTGTGCGCGGTGCAAGGCATGGCGCCCGACTACGCGGGTATTCCCTTCGTGTTCTTGACGGCGCTTTCCGACCCCCGCGAAGTCGTCGAGGGCAAACGCCTGGGGGCTGACGATTATCTGGTCAAGCCCGTCGACTACGACCTGTTGCTGGCAACAATACAGGCTCGTCTGCGGCAAGTAACGCGCATTCACACGGCGCAGCGGGCGAGCATGACGCACATCGACCCCGACATGCTCATCGCGCGTTTTGGTTTGACTCAGACTGAAGCGCGTGTTGCCGTCGCATTGACTGAAAATAAGCAACCTGCCCAGATCGCCGCTGACTTCCGCATCTCGCGCACGACAGTCACTTTCCATCTGAAGAATATCTTCGGCAAAACGGGCACCACACGCCAGGCGGAGCTGGTCGCGCTTTTGCTTAGATCAGCGGTGGCCGACGCGCCGTAA
- a CDS encoding PAS domain-containing sensor histidine kinase codes for MKRPLRPLFGVGLPLLAIVSFFVLLAYSLSHLFAIQARMRLEAPHNMLWVISRAQVASFRLANTVSDRAAGQADADELQRQYHVFLSRLHLLGQGPQRRQVEAFGYADRLDSLAQGLPELQARIAALQVQGDGANAREVERLLQPYIAILGQASTKAMVAGWDGLGSKLDDARDKLWWVIGSLAGILLAGIALIIHALLAIRHAHERTRLLNQEKAFSQLLIGSSGENIIAVDMERRCTVWNAAAEQLFACPADTAQGWKLGDVSSFFEVERVRRAVDEALAGHKAELLDQPFFCDSRSEARYVDLRCFALYEREHIIGAILLIFDVTERHAAQREIAMHRDHLEELVHARTQELDAALERERATAELYRNFGAMVSHQFRTPLAIVDSSLQRLIRRGEKLSLAEVRERSGRAREAIKRMTKLIECTLDAGRLDAGQVEVHNQLCDLTLLAAGICEQQRAATSDRVIELTLPEDAAPFVNCDPTHVEHILNNLLANAIKYSHAGSPVRVEVRCTDGRVECAVINQGTLAGLEEGESDVLFTRYFRGDNAKGHTGIGIGLYMARALARLQDGDVRLVQDKEGVITFILCLPRVAAPYVALSDMTEKRA; via the coding sequence ATGAAACGGCCGCTGCGGCCGTTGTTTGGCGTGGGCTTGCCGCTGCTTGCGATTGTGAGCTTCTTTGTGCTGCTGGCTTATTCGTTGTCGCACCTTTTTGCGATTCAGGCTCGTATGCGGCTCGAGGCGCCTCATAATATGCTGTGGGTCATCTCTCGGGCGCAAGTAGCCAGCTTTCGCCTGGCCAACACGGTGAGCGACCGTGCGGCAGGACAGGCCGACGCAGATGAGTTGCAACGCCAGTACCATGTGTTCCTGAGCCGTCTGCATTTGCTCGGACAGGGTCCGCAGCGGCGTCAGGTGGAAGCGTTCGGTTATGCCGACAGGCTCGATAGCCTTGCCCAAGGGCTGCCGGAACTGCAAGCGCGCATAGCCGCGTTGCAAGTGCAAGGCGACGGCGCTAATGCGCGGGAAGTCGAGCGGCTGCTGCAGCCTTATATTGCTATCCTGGGCCAAGCCTCGACCAAGGCCATGGTGGCCGGATGGGACGGCCTGGGCAGCAAATTGGATGATGCCCGCGATAAGCTCTGGTGGGTCATCGGCTCGCTGGCCGGTATTCTGCTGGCGGGCATTGCGCTCATCATTCATGCCTTGCTGGCGATACGCCACGCTCATGAACGTACACGGCTGTTGAATCAGGAAAAGGCATTTTCCCAATTGCTGATTGGTTCCAGCGGTGAAAATATTATTGCTGTGGATATGGAGCGCCGATGCACGGTGTGGAACGCGGCGGCGGAACAGCTGTTTGCGTGCCCCGCCGATACGGCTCAGGGATGGAAGCTGGGTGATGTGTCCAGCTTCTTTGAGGTGGAACGTGTTCGACGGGCTGTTGATGAGGCGCTGGCCGGCCATAAGGCGGAGCTGCTCGACCAGCCCTTTTTTTGTGATTCGCGGAGCGAAGCCCGTTATGTGGACCTGCGTTGCTTTGCTCTGTATGAGCGCGAGCACATTATCGGCGCGATCCTGCTGATTTTTGATGTGACCGAACGGCACGCCGCGCAACGTGAAATCGCCATGCATCGCGATCATCTGGAAGAACTCGTGCACGCCCGTACGCAAGAACTCGACGCCGCGCTTGAACGCGAGCGCGCCACGGCAGAGCTCTATCGTAATTTCGGCGCCATGGTGTCGCATCAATTCCGTACCCCCTTGGCGATTGTGGATTCTTCCCTGCAACGATTGATACGACGCGGCGAAAAATTGTCGCTGGCCGAGGTGCGCGAACGCAGCGGCAGGGCGCGCGAGGCCATCAAACGCATGACCAAGCTGATTGAATGTACGTTGGATGCGGGCCGGCTGGATGCCGGGCAGGTTGAAGTCCATAACCAACTTTGCGATCTGACTTTATTGGCCGCGGGCATCTGTGAGCAGCAGCGCGCCGCCACGTCGGATCGGGTTATTGAGCTCACGCTGCCTGAAGATGCCGCTCCATTCGTCAATTGCGATCCGACTCATGTAGAGCATATTCTTAATAACCTGCTTGCCAACGCCATCAAATATTCGCATGCGGGAAGCCCTGTGCGTGTGGAAGTCCGCTGCACTGACGGGAGGGTCGAATGCGCGGTGATCAACCAAGGGACTCTCGCGGGCCTCGAAGAGGGCGAGTCGGACGTGCTGTTTACCCGTTACTTTCGGGGCGACAACGCCAAAGGCCATACCGGTATTGGCATTGGTTTGTATATGGCCAGGGCGTTGGCGCGCTTGCAAGACGGCGATGTACGGTTGGTGCAAGACAAGGAAGGAGTCATTACCTTTATTTTATGTTTGCCGCGAGTGGCTGCCCCCTACGTGGCGCTGTCTGATATGACGGAGAAAAGAGCATGA
- a CDS encoding autotransporter domain-containing protein, whose translation MNKIYCKVWSKVRNAMVVASELARGAGKGKNGGARTSARSRRLNAVVVAVALGGGAGMAQAADVPVDADGSTETLNATDTYIKITASNGGIVDANGNAVTILGNDPSSEGSGVVVLTTGGQLVLDGGGTLDNINTVDESHGLFAEGDDTSAMLSGVAISTKGDKGRGIDASENSSVDMVGGHITTEGNGSSHGVLAIFGARVTLTDGVVITTKGSTNSFGLRGWDSVIDMSGGSIATVGAGATGVQAGDGATIKLTDGVKVTTTGAYAAGVSASGDSDVTLSGGSIVTKGQNSHGVTGIDSFVTLKDKVAITTEGSDAVGIQATGNANMAMAGGSVTTHGSYGYGATSGNNSTIALTGVAITTMGGRADGLSAQAQGHISMAGGSITAEGSEAAGAVAVDQSRITLTDGVAITTNGDWATGIVAEDDASVTMSGGTISTVGVGAKGAQLWNNSTLSLVDVSITTTGADANGLLVVNDASAHLNRVTMDTAGASIARNLNSSGLSPQPILVANSDLTQNNGVLLAVTGSNLTDPTVLQLTDGTRAAGDITDVSTNNRNTLALASGSQWTGVSRLDGNLTLTDAGTATHGGTVAAPIQVSGDVIVSNGAALGGNLNVGGMLSGSSGALRPGNSIGTQTFASAGSFTGDYHAEVNAAGQSDLISVTSGNFDLTGTNLYVDEADGNGGYKLDHDYTIVTTGDATGISGVANNEFANGGELEGSLAKSLVKLDPVIYGDDVVKIRLSIDQAKQLTLTDNQDAVLTAAGTNPAVQQAAQMDNYADALDHLSGEIHASTQTALLDTGNLMQRTLVNRMRGNSGSPSCANTAGSDQDRAGQAAACGLDYPLWAQVVGSWNHHDGDSNTASTRYRLGGLYLGGDKTFDSGWRVGGAVGFTDGKINADDRDSNADVKSYTAALYGGKGWALSKGQLNLLMGAGYTYHDIDTDRDTNVLGSQSLSAGYHANSTLLFAELGYALPVSDATYVEPYLNLGWTDLRTKGFSESGGSTALKADSDHNQIFTQTLGLRSTTAFTAGKTDISLLAGLGWRHASGDLDATRTMAFSQGGGESFEIKGAPIAKNAAVLDLGAEARLGENTALGLSYSGQFSSHGNDNTGSLYLRMKF comes from the coding sequence ATGAACAAAATCTACTGCAAAGTGTGGAGCAAGGTCCGCAACGCCATGGTGGTGGCGTCTGAACTGGCTCGTGGTGCGGGAAAGGGAAAAAATGGCGGCGCCCGGACATCGGCGCGATCCCGGCGCTTGAATGCCGTCGTTGTGGCGGTGGCCCTGGGCGGTGGCGCCGGCATGGCGCAAGCCGCCGACGTGCCAGTGGATGCTGACGGCAGCACAGAAACATTGAATGCCACAGATACGTATATCAAGATCACAGCCAGCAATGGCGGCATAGTGGACGCCAATGGCAATGCCGTGACGATACTGGGCAACGACCCATCCAGTGAAGGCAGTGGCGTGGTGGTTCTGACGACCGGTGGGCAGTTGGTGCTCGACGGCGGCGGTACGCTGGACAATATCAATACGGTCGATGAGTCTCACGGCCTTTTCGCAGAAGGGGATGACACCAGTGCAATGCTAAGTGGCGTGGCGATATCGACGAAAGGCGACAAGGGCCGAGGGATTGACGCCAGCGAAAATTCGTCGGTCGACATGGTCGGAGGGCACATAACTACAGAGGGGAATGGGTCCTCCCACGGTGTACTGGCTATTTTTGGTGCTCGAGTCACGCTTACCGATGGAGTGGTCATTACAACCAAAGGCTCAACGAATTCGTTCGGACTCCGAGGTTGGGATAGTGTCATTGATATGTCGGGCGGCAGTATTGCCACTGTTGGAGCCGGCGCCACTGGAGTTCAGGCCGGTGACGGGGCTACGATCAAGCTTACCGATGGCGTCAAGGTGACAACCACTGGCGCGTACGCCGCCGGTGTCTCGGCTAGTGGTGACTCAGACGTCACGTTGTCGGGCGGAAGCATCGTTACCAAAGGTCAGAATAGCCACGGCGTTACGGGGATTGATTCATTTGTCACATTGAAAGATAAGGTGGCCATCACAACTGAAGGATCAGACGCTGTAGGGATTCAGGCAACTGGCAATGCCAATATGGCCATGGCCGGCGGCAGTGTCACTACTCATGGCTCGTACGGTTACGGCGCCACGTCGGGCAATAACAGCACAATAGCGTTGACAGGCGTTGCCATCACCACCATGGGTGGCAGGGCGGATGGGCTCTCCGCACAAGCTCAGGGGCACATCAGCATGGCTGGAGGCAGCATCACCGCCGAAGGTTCGGAGGCGGCTGGTGCTGTTGCCGTAGATCAGTCTCGCATTACGTTGACCGACGGCGTGGCGATTACGACGAATGGAGATTGGGCAACGGGCATTGTTGCGGAAGACGATGCAAGTGTCACGATGTCTGGTGGCACTATTTCAACCGTGGGTGTGGGCGCGAAGGGCGCCCAGTTATGGAATAACAGTACACTTTCTTTGGTCGATGTCTCCATCACGACCACAGGCGCGGACGCCAACGGCCTGCTCGTCGTGAATGACGCAAGCGCCCATTTGAACCGGGTCACAATGGATACTGCTGGCGCATCCATCGCTCGTAATCTGAACTCCAGCGGCCTGAGTCCGCAGCCCATCCTCGTCGCGAATTCCGATCTGACGCAAAACAATGGTGTGCTCTTAGCCGTGACAGGCAGTAATTTGACTGACCCCACTGTTTTGCAGCTTACGGACGGCACACGAGCCGCTGGCGACATCACTGATGTCTCGACCAATAACCGCAACACCCTGGCCCTAGCCAGCGGCTCGCAATGGACCGGCGTCTCGCGCTTGGATGGCAATTTGACTCTGACCGATGCCGGCACGGCCACCCACGGCGGTACCGTGGCGGCGCCGATTCAGGTTTCTGGGGACGTTATAGTCAGCAATGGCGCGGCCCTAGGCGGCAACCTGAACGTGGGTGGCATGCTCAGCGGCAGCAGCGGCGCTCTGCGTCCGGGCAACTCCATTGGCACGCAAACCTTTGCCAGCGCCGGCAGCTTTACGGGCGACTATCACGCCGAGGTCAACGCTGCAGGCCAGTCCGATCTGATCAGCGTCACTAGTGGCAACTTTGATTTGACGGGCACGAATCTGTATGTGGACGAAGCCGACGGTAACGGCGGCTACAAACTGGATCATGACTACACCATTGTCACCACCGGCGATGCCACCGGGATTTCCGGTGTGGCCAACAATGAGTTCGCCAATGGCGGAGAACTCGAGGGCAGTCTGGCCAAATCCCTGGTCAAGCTTGATCCCGTCATCTACGGCGATGACGTCGTCAAGATCCGGCTTTCCATCGACCAGGCCAAGCAACTCACGCTGACCGACAACCAGGACGCTGTCCTGACGGCGGCAGGGACCAATCCGGCGGTGCAGCAGGCAGCTCAGATGGATAACTACGCCGATGCCTTGGATCATCTATCGGGCGAAATTCACGCCAGCACTCAGACCGCCTTGCTGGACACCGGCAACCTGATGCAGCGCACCTTGGTCAATCGCATGCGCGGCAATAGCGGCTCGCCGTCCTGCGCCAATACAGCGGGATCGGATCAGGACAGGGCGGGCCAGGCCGCAGCCTGCGGCCTGGATTATCCGCTCTGGGCTCAGGTCGTGGGCAGTTGGAACCATCATGACGGCGACAGCAACACGGCGTCCACCCGCTACCGGCTGGGCGGCCTGTACCTGGGTGGCGACAAGACCTTTGACAGTGGCTGGCGTGTCGGCGGTGCTGTGGGCTTTACCGATGGCAAGATCAACGCGGATGACCGCGACTCCAATGCCGATGTGAAGAGCTACACCGCTGCGCTGTATGGGGGCAAAGGCTGGGCGCTGTCCAAAGGGCAGCTCAACCTGCTGATGGGGGCAGGCTACACCTATCATGATATCGACACCGATCGGGACACTAATGTGCTGGGCAGCCAGAGCCTGAGTGCGGGCTATCACGCCAACAGCACCCTGCTCTTTGCCGAGCTGGGCTATGCCTTGCCGGTGTCCGATGCCACTTACGTGGAGCCTTACCTGAATCTGGGCTGGACGGACTTGCGCACCAAGGGTTTCTCGGAGTCCGGCGGCTCGACCGCGCTGAAAGCCGATAGCGATCACAACCAGATCTTTACCCAGACCCTGGGGCTGCGCAGCACAACCGCATTCACTGCCGGCAAGACGGATATCAGCCTGCTGGCGGGCCTGGGGTGGCGCCACGCAAGCGGCGACCTGGACGCGACACGCACCATGGCGTTCAGCCAAGGTGGCGGCGAGAGCTTCGAGATCAAGGGCGCCCCGATCGCGAAGAACGCGGCGGTACTGGATTTGGGAGCAGAGGCCCGCCTGGGGGAAAACACCGCGCTGGGGCTGTCTTATTCCGGTCAGTTCAGCAGTCACGGCAACGACAATACAGGATCACTGTACTTGCGTATGAAGTTTTAG
- a CDS encoding molybdopterin-dependent oxidoreductase translates to MFWLSMPTQVLAEHVNELPAAKGKIVLEVYGAIRNTNADEVAQYDWAMLKAFPRVRIETHTSVTDGVHTFDGFLLRDLLEQVGAAGSAVVVTALNYYEIEIPIEEFDDYDVILAYAMDGKRLRYHEKGPLWIVYPRDDHPELQDIRYDYRWVWQVFRLGIL, encoded by the coding sequence ATGTTTTGGCTGAGTATGCCGACCCAGGTTCTGGCGGAACATGTCAACGAGCTGCCCGCGGCCAAAGGCAAAATTGTGCTAGAGGTCTATGGCGCCATTCGCAACACCAATGCTGACGAGGTCGCTCAGTACGATTGGGCCATGCTTAAGGCTTTCCCACGCGTGCGGATAGAAACACATACGTCCGTCACCGATGGCGTGCATACGTTCGATGGTTTCCTGCTGCGCGATCTGCTTGAGCAGGTGGGCGCTGCCGGCTCTGCCGTGGTGGTGACGGCTTTGAACTATTACGAGATCGAGATTCCCATCGAGGAGTTCGATGACTATGACGTCATCCTGGCTTATGCCATGGATGGGAAACGGTTGCGGTACCACGAGAAAGGGCCGTTGTGGATTGTGTATCCACGTGACGACCATCCTGAGTTGCAGGATATTCGCTACGATTATCGCTGGGTCTGGCAAGTTTTCCGCCTGGGCATCCTATGA